gttggtggtgcaTGTGAACGGACGTGAACAGACGTGAACGCAagcaacagcaagtatatcccaggctttaCTCTTTGGATCATTTTAAATAAGACTAAGCAGTGACCTTGGAAATTAGGAAATTGTAGTTTGTGcttttttcagttttgattttcatgtgtatgtgtgttcatgtgtatacaggactgtctcagaaaattagaatattgtgataaagtcctttattttctgtaatgcaaaaatgtcatacattctggatgcaTTAcaaattcattacaaatcaactgaactattgcaagccttttattattttaatattgctgatcatggcttacagtttaagaaaactcaaatatcctatctcaaaaaattgaatactctgggaatcttaatcttaaactgtaagccataatcagcaatattaaaataataaaaggcttgcaatatttcagttgatttgtaatgaatttgTAAtgcatccagaatgtatgacatttttgcattacagaaaataaaggactttatcataatattctaattttctgagacagtcctgtatatgtatatatttaaacataaatgcctgtataataaacaataaattaCATCAAAAGAGAACAGCAACTTAGTTGTTTGATATGAAGTCATCAGTGTTATGATTTAAACACTATTGCTTAGTTTAAAATAAGAGTGGTAAaatgatttttgttcatgtaaaaTGTGTGAGAAGAATGTCTTTTTAACTTTTGCCAAATCCCGATGTTGATTCATTCACAGACTGCAAATTTCCGTAGTATATGTATCATCTCAATGAGTCCACCatctctctacaacacgctggCCTCAGAGGAGCCCGGCTGCAGTATCTGCAGAGTGACAATGAGTTTAACAGATTTTCTGAACCAGGAGTAAAACAGGGCATAGATTATAGGGTTTATAcaggagtttaaaaaaaacagcacaaatATAAAAGATGCATATAATGAACTGGTCACATTAACCACAACAAAAGAGTAAACAAAATATGGGGTGTAGCATATTAGATATACAAGTACAAGAATACCAAGAGTCCTGGCTGCTTTAAACTCAGATTTTCTTGGCTTTAGGTTGATTGAATTCTGCAAGGTGAAAACAGTAGTGCGTAAGTGAACAGCACGAGCCTGAGATAAAGCCGCCACAAACACTCTCATGTATAAAACCACAATAACTGTGACTGGCAATATGAAGTTTAAAATGAGATCCACAGTTCGTGTTGAATGGTGAATAGCAAATTCACATTCTCCAATGCATGAATTACTCATGCCTGGCTGAATCAGGTCATATCTCATGCAGAAAATGCTGTAGACAGCATAGTAGAGCCAACAGAGACAAACCGAACTTTTTGCTTTTGCCAAAGTGATTCTGATGGAGTAATGCAGGGGATGACAAATAGCCACATAACGGTCAACTGATATGAGAATAATGTTTCCATTTGAAGCAGCTAAAGTGGAACAGATCAGATAATAATACAGAACACAAATGTTATCACCTAGAAACCAGCAGGATGTGTCCCTGAGCATTTCTGCAGGCATCAATACGAGACCCACGAGAAAATCTGTGACCGccagagagaggaggatgatgttAGTGGGAGTgtggagcttcctggaggtacACAGAAAACATTGATTACCAAAAAATGACATTGAAATACCTTGCATACAAAGAACTTGCCTTAACAGTTATGTCATGCAACCACATCTTTACATTTATGAAACCAATGATAGAATAAACTCTGCCTGAAGTGGGAGATTGAGATGATGACGAGCAGGTTGAGAGCTACAGTGATCAGAGAGATGAAGGAAATCAGGAATTTCTGGAAAGCAATTTCAGTCCACTGAAATGTCGGCTTCTTGCAGGACCTGTTGAACAGTTGTGGAAAACAGAGTTCATCTCCATTCTGGACCTCCATGATGAGACAGCTGCATCTCCGGCAAGTCTCTGATCAGAGCTTTGACCttgtctgttttattgttttcaaaAGGTACCTCCTCTCTCTGTGTTCAGTCACCAAGGAAAAGTCTTCACTCCTCCCTCATTCTACAcacaattagattttttttatcttctcttcactgttgtgcaactcaggtagctaagctggtcagttatcgaaggctaatgataattctattaaagaattattaataattaataaagttgactatttatcaaattgaattaccaaaatgataataattctcgtaggggcaccaccccggggccttaatccagggaaaaatgataacttcacagcagaaaatcagtctcagatgattaggattatcctgcagaacagtaaatcttactatcacttacagaataacaattgaaggagtgagatccgaacactggctctgctcaaataatcagtttgtgaccaaatcttgcatgaaataacaacaaccactcattaaaaatcaatcagaatttatttacatacgggtatcaaagaagatgtaaataaatacccgaataaatcctgatggcacactacgttattataaaaccattaattaactagaaaaacaacaatcaataaaaatgaaatgaaagttaaatgcatggaatgaaaaaaagaaatcaaagcaataacaaagatgataaagaacgTCTACGGTTTAAAACATGGTGGCTGCTCAAAGATGGCGGGactgtaaccacgccacgtgcaattagaccgGATGGCGATCCCGGTGTTTAAACtgtgatcaactggcgaaactGCGCTTTAaagcatgaatgactagcagaaagtggtgactacaaattaatgacaacagtcatgataatgatgctgatgtaatctcagctctgaacacagatttagctctgaaacactcccagttaaactaatacACCCAGgcctcaaaacctcacgcctcctcgggtctccgggtgctgATCAGGGGTTCCAGCCAGGTCTTTTGGTCGGAGTCCCCAATCAAAGAGATATCCCGCCTCtaccgctcctcctcctgactctggaatcaaaAGGGGACGGTGGTGCAGcgtgaagcagccggcgctcccccccccggtccggaggctatcacgtcgtcgCGGGGCCGGTCCACTTCTTCAGAGTGCGGGTGCCCGTCAGgaggttagcagcagggggtcataaAACTGACTTCAAGAAGAAGGGCCAAAGTCTGGCTTTACTGGTCTTCATAATCCTGAAATTGTtcctatacatttataagttcagagttcacatgggcatatgggcAAAGCCCAACATCACTAATTACTTTCTGAAATTCTAATGGCAggtggtttgtgtgtgtatacctgtcAGGTGTCAATAATGATATGTATTGACATTTATAAACTTTTAGTAAACTCATCTTTGCCTGAAGCGTGTCAAGTATGATAATGATGCACAGGCTGACACTGACAGTGGTCACAGCAGTAGAAAATGAAGCTGTACTGTAATTGCAGAGAATTTAATGTAGTAGTATAAACCCAACTTTCAATGTTACGAAAATTGTAATATTATGTGAGAAGGGTCTAATCTACAACAACTGTATGAAGTTTAAAATTCTAAAAACTTAAGCAGGCAAAATTATATAAGGACACAAAACTATCCATAATAAGGGGGTGTAGCCTTGCGACTTAGAGCTGCCTGTAGCCACTGGCTTATTGTCATTAGCTACTTCGTTGTCATTAGCTCACTTTATCTACTTAGCACTTCATCTTATCAATTGTTGTGATCGAAC
This DNA window, taken from Cololabis saira isolate AMF1-May2022 chromosome 6, fColSai1.1, whole genome shotgun sequence, encodes the following:
- the LOC133446368 gene encoding trace amine-associated receptor 13c-like, with product MEVQNGDELCFPQLFNRSCKKPTFQWTEIAFQKFLISFISLITVALNLLVIISISHFRKLHTPTNIILLSLAVTDFLVGLVLMPAEMLRDTSCWFLGDNICVLYYYLICSTLAASNGNIILISVDRYVAICHPLHYSIRITLAKAKSSVCLCWLYYAVYSIFCMRYDLIQPGMSNSCIGECEFAIHHSTRTVDLILNFILPVTVIVVLYMRVFVAALSQARAVHLRTTVFTLQNSINLKPRKSEFKAARTLGILVLVYLICYTPYFVYSFVVVNVTSSLYASFIFVLFFLNSCINPIIYALFYSWFRKSVKLIVTLQILQPGSSEASVL